A window from Streptomyces sp. NBC_00335 encodes these proteins:
- a CDS encoding MFS transporter yields MGHVAPVRSSDDGSGPARRAGRAVGRALHLPFTGTARGIRRATHAHGAGESGLGKLIELHAINGAGDVMITVALASTVFFSVPTDEARGRVALYLAITMAPFTLLAPVIGPLLDRLPHGRRAAMAGAMLTRALLAVMMSGAVATGGLELYPAALGVLVASKAYGVVRSAVVPRLLPPGFSLVKANSRVTLAGLLATGAAAPVGAALHTIGPPWPLYGACAIFIWGTFAAFTLPHKVDEAKGERRARLSTHEAHSKRPGLRTVSRPVLCGLLANASMRGLSGFLIFFLAFLLREHPLAGQSAAVSLGIVGVSAGVGNACGTAVGAWLRARAPEAIIAAVLSLTLAVAVLAAVFFSGVFMAVLGATAGFCQALAKLSLDAMIQRDVPEAVRTSAFARSETLLQVAWVLGGSIGIALPLNGVLGMCVAATVVALGAAMALRGFLTSPRHQQHTSSRPRVA; encoded by the coding sequence ATGGGCCACGTGGCACCCGTACGGTCGTCCGATGACGGCTCGGGACCGGCCAGGCGGGCCGGCCGGGCCGTCGGGCGTGCCCTGCACCTGCCCTTCACCGGTACGGCGCGCGGGATCCGGCGGGCCACGCACGCCCACGGGGCGGGCGAATCGGGCCTCGGCAAACTGATCGAGCTGCACGCCATCAACGGCGCGGGTGATGTGATGATCACAGTCGCGCTCGCCTCCACCGTCTTCTTCTCCGTTCCCACGGACGAGGCGCGCGGCCGAGTGGCCCTGTACCTCGCCATCACGATGGCCCCCTTCACCCTGCTGGCCCCGGTGATCGGCCCCCTGCTGGACCGGCTGCCGCACGGGCGGCGGGCCGCGATGGCCGGCGCGATGCTCACCCGGGCCCTGCTGGCCGTGATGATGTCGGGCGCGGTGGCCACCGGCGGCCTGGAGCTGTACCCGGCCGCCCTCGGCGTGCTCGTCGCCTCCAAGGCCTACGGGGTGGTGCGCAGCGCCGTGGTCCCCCGACTCCTCCCACCCGGGTTCTCGCTGGTCAAGGCGAACTCCCGGGTGACCCTGGCCGGCCTGCTGGCCACCGGCGCCGCCGCGCCCGTGGGCGCCGCCCTGCACACGATCGGCCCGCCGTGGCCGCTCTACGGGGCGTGCGCGATCTTCATCTGGGGCACCTTCGCGGCATTCACCCTGCCGCACAAGGTCGACGAGGCCAAGGGCGAACGCCGGGCCCGGCTCTCCACCCACGAGGCGCACTCGAAGCGGCCGGGGCTGCGCACGGTCAGCCGGCCGGTGCTGTGCGGGCTGCTGGCGAACGCGTCGATGCGCGGGCTGTCCGGGTTCCTCATCTTCTTCCTGGCGTTCCTGCTGCGCGAGCACCCGCTCGCCGGGCAGAGCGCGGCGGTGTCGCTGGGCATCGTCGGCGTCTCGGCGGGCGTCGGCAACGCCTGCGGGACCGCCGTCGGGGCCTGGCTCCGGGCCCGCGCGCCCGAGGCGATCATCGCCGCCGTGCTGTCCCTGACCCTGGCGGTGGCCGTCCTCGCGGCGGTCTTCTTCAGCGGGGTGTTCATGGCCGTCCTGGGCGCGACCGCCGGCTTCTGCCAGGCCCTCGCGAAGCTCTCGCTGGACGCGATGATCCAGCGCGACGTGCCCGAGGCCGTCCGTACGTCGGCCTTCGCCCGCTCGGAGACCCTGCTCCAGGTGGCCTGGGTGCTGGGCGGCTCGATCGGCATCGCCCTCCCCCTGAACGGCGTCCTCGGCATGTGCGTCGCCGCGACGGTGGTGGCCCTGGGCGCGGCGATGGCCCTGCGCGGCTTCCTCACGTCCCCGCGGCACCA
- a CDS encoding DUF3027 domain-containing protein, giving the protein MSAATTRSRTPDRLCVEAVALARAAAEEAAYPGVVGEHTAAVSEGDRVVTHFFECKDPAYRGWRWAVTVTRASRAKNVTLDETVLLPGDDALLAPEWVPWSERLRPGDMGPGDLLPTDAEDLRLEAGWSGEDAPPPNSVVSSEMAELVEAEDADVTDRAVVPVRGSITSVAEELGMRRARVLSRYGLHTAADRWDESFGAKTPMAQAAPASCVSCGFLVAIGGSLGQAFGICANEFGPADGRLVSLSYGCGGHSEAAVMPAPPRPAPPVLDSMASDEFHLRPSADSGSVLTTDPLAPDLGHS; this is encoded by the coding sequence GTGAGTGCTGCGACGACGCGAAGCCGTACCCCCGACCGCCTGTGCGTCGAGGCGGTAGCCCTCGCCCGGGCGGCGGCCGAAGAGGCCGCCTACCCCGGAGTGGTGGGCGAGCACACCGCCGCCGTCTCCGAGGGTGACCGGGTCGTCACGCACTTCTTCGAGTGCAAGGACCCCGCCTACCGCGGCTGGCGCTGGGCCGTGACGGTGACGCGTGCGTCCCGGGCCAAGAACGTCACCCTCGACGAAACGGTGCTGCTGCCGGGCGACGACGCCCTGCTGGCACCCGAGTGGGTGCCGTGGAGCGAGCGGCTGCGGCCGGGCGACATGGGGCCGGGCGACCTGCTCCCCACGGACGCCGAGGACCTGCGGCTGGAGGCCGGCTGGTCGGGCGAGGACGCCCCGCCGCCGAACTCGGTCGTGTCCAGCGAGATGGCCGAGCTGGTCGAGGCGGAGGACGCCGACGTCACCGACCGCGCCGTGGTGCCCGTACGCGGCTCCATCACCTCGGTGGCGGAGGAGCTGGGCATGCGCCGGGCGCGGGTGCTCTCGCGCTACGGGCTGCACACCGCGGCCGACCGCTGGGACGAGTCCTTCGGCGCGAAGACCCCGATGGCGCAGGCGGCCCCGGCCTCGTGCGTCTCCTGCGGCTTCCTCGTCGCCATCGGCGGCTCGCTGGGCCAGGCCTTCGGCATCTGCGCCAACGAGTTCGGACCGGCGGACGGCCGGCTGGTCTCCCTGTCCTACGGCTGCGGCGGCCACTCGGAGGCCGCGGTCATGCCGGCGCCGCCGCGACCGGCGCCGCCCGTCCTGGACTCGATGGCCTCGGACGAGTTCCACCTGCGCCCCTCCGCCGACTCCGGCTCGGTCCTCACCACGGACCCCCTGGCCCCGGACCTCGGCCACTCCTGA
- the rfbB gene encoding dTDP-glucose 4,6-dehydratase: protein MRILVTGGAGFIGSQFVRSALSADPAATITVFDKLTYSGVEENLAPVAGHPGYAFVRGDICDVDAVDQVMAGHDAVVHFAAESHVDRSIAGAGPFVTTNVVGTQVLLDAARKHGVGRFVHVSTDEVYGSISEGSWTEEWPLAPNSPYSASKAGSDLLALAYHRTHGMDVVVTRCSNNYGPYQFPEKVIPLFTTNLIDGKKVPLYGTGGNIRDWLHVADHCRGIELALHKGRAGHVYNIGGGVELTNKELTGLLLDAAGVGWDMVEPVEDRKGHDLRYSLDITKIGEELGYAPQVGFEEGLASTIAWYRENRAWWEPLKAKAARQA, encoded by the coding sequence ATGCGTATTCTCGTGACCGGTGGCGCCGGTTTCATAGGCTCGCAGTTCGTACGCTCCGCCCTCTCGGCAGACCCTGCCGCCACGATCACGGTCTTCGACAAGCTGACCTACTCGGGCGTCGAGGAGAACCTCGCGCCCGTGGCGGGCCACCCCGGTTACGCCTTCGTCCGCGGTGACATCTGCGACGTCGACGCCGTCGACCAGGTCATGGCCGGCCACGACGCGGTGGTGCACTTCGCCGCCGAGTCCCACGTGGACCGTTCCATCGCCGGTGCGGGCCCCTTCGTGACGACCAACGTCGTGGGCACGCAGGTGCTGCTGGACGCCGCACGCAAGCACGGCGTCGGCCGCTTCGTCCACGTCTCCACCGACGAGGTGTACGGCTCGATCAGCGAGGGCTCCTGGACCGAGGAGTGGCCGCTCGCGCCGAACTCCCCGTACTCCGCCTCCAAGGCGGGCTCCGACCTGCTGGCGCTGGCCTACCACCGCACCCACGGCATGGACGTCGTGGTGACGCGCTGCTCCAACAACTACGGGCCGTACCAGTTCCCCGAGAAGGTCATCCCGCTCTTCACCACCAACCTGATCGACGGCAAGAAGGTCCCGCTCTACGGCACGGGCGGCAACATCCGCGACTGGCTGCACGTCGCGGACCACTGCCGCGGCATCGAGCTGGCGCTGCACAAGGGCCGCGCCGGTCACGTCTACAACATCGGCGGCGGCGTCGAGCTCACCAACAAGGAGCTCACCGGCCTGCTGCTGGACGCCGCCGGCGTCGGCTGGGACATGGTCGAGCCGGTGGAGGACCGCAAGGGCCACGACCTGCGCTACTCCCTCGACATCACCAAGATCGGCGAGGAGCTCGGCTACGCACCGCAGGTCGGCTTCGAGGAGGGCCTGGCCTCGACGATCGCCTGGTACCGGGAGAACCGCGCCTGGTGGGAGCCGCTCAAGGCGAAGGCCGCCCGGCAGGCCTGA
- a CDS encoding ABC transporter permease produces MKTFARPETHTGQAAPTRTRLSWVDFAVAAAFLVLGYAILQVGKGTTVNFDPADVPDVDTDPSKLPYYAARSVLRMFIALIASVVFTFGYAYAAARSRRLERVLIPALDILQSVPVLGFLSVLVTFFVALFPGSLLGLECAVIFAIFTSQAWNMTFGFYATLTSLPRELDEVSRSFGFTRWMRFWRVEVPAGVIDLVWNGMMSFAGGWFMLVASEAVSVSGQEYAVPGLGSYAGTAIGEGDLGKVGWVILAMTVTIVTVNFLFWRPLTAWAEKYKNEQSESTDVQRSYVLDFLRRSHWPRLLGRATAPARDATGRAARVLGRDDMALSVDPARRRTGDVVFTVIAGAVILWGLYDLVRYLQRETGLGVFGEPLVLGLITFVRVIVLVAAATVVWVPVGVWIGSSPRLTKIAQPVVQVLASFPANLLFPVAVWFFLETGLNINIGCILLMALGAQWYILFNAIAGAMAIPSDLKEAMDDLGVRGLQRWKRLIIPAVFPSYVTGGITASGGAWNASIVGEVVTFAGTTLSATGLGAYIFHATEAGDFPQLIAGIAVMSMYVVGLNRLFWRPLYRLAERRYSL; encoded by the coding sequence ATGAAGACCTTCGCGCGCCCCGAAACCCACACCGGCCAGGCGGCCCCCACGCGCACCCGCCTGTCCTGGGTGGACTTCGCCGTGGCCGCCGCCTTCCTGGTGCTCGGGTACGCGATCCTCCAAGTCGGCAAGGGCACCACGGTCAACTTCGACCCCGCCGACGTCCCCGACGTGGACACGGACCCCTCGAAGCTCCCGTACTACGCCGCCCGCAGCGTCCTGCGGATGTTCATCGCGCTGATCGCCTCCGTGGTCTTCACCTTCGGCTACGCCTACGCCGCCGCCCGCAGCCGCCGCTTGGAACGGGTGCTGATCCCGGCCCTGGACATCCTCCAGTCCGTCCCCGTCCTCGGCTTCCTCTCCGTCCTCGTCACCTTCTTCGTCGCGCTCTTCCCCGGCTCGCTCCTCGGCCTCGAATGCGCCGTCATCTTCGCCATCTTCACCTCGCAGGCCTGGAACATGACCTTCGGGTTCTACGCCACCCTGACCTCCCTGCCGCGCGAACTCGACGAGGTCTCCCGCTCGTTCGGCTTCACCCGCTGGATGCGCTTCTGGCGCGTGGAGGTCCCGGCCGGGGTCATCGACCTGGTGTGGAACGGCATGATGAGCTTCGCCGGCGGCTGGTTCATGCTCGTGGCCTCCGAAGCGGTCTCCGTCTCCGGGCAGGAGTACGCCGTCCCCGGCCTCGGCTCCTACGCGGGCACCGCGATCGGCGAGGGGGACCTCGGGAAGGTCGGCTGGGTCATCCTCGCGATGACCGTCACCATCGTCACCGTCAACTTCCTCTTCTGGCGGCCCCTCACCGCCTGGGCGGAGAAGTACAAGAACGAGCAGTCGGAGTCCACCGACGTCCAGCGCAGCTACGTACTGGACTTCCTGCGCCGCTCCCACTGGCCCCGCCTGCTCGGCCGCGCCACCGCCCCCGCCCGTGATGCCACCGGCCGGGCCGCCCGCGTACTGGGCCGCGACGACATGGCGCTGTCCGTGGACCCGGCCCGCCGCCGGACCGGCGACGTGGTCTTCACCGTCATCGCCGGAGCCGTCATCCTGTGGGGCCTGTACGACCTCGTGCGCTACCTCCAGCGCGAGACCGGCCTCGGCGTCTTCGGGGAGCCCCTCGTGCTCGGGCTGATCACCTTCGTCCGGGTGATCGTGCTCGTCGCCGCCGCCACCGTCGTGTGGGTGCCCGTGGGCGTGTGGATCGGCTCCTCGCCCCGGCTCACGAAGATCGCCCAGCCCGTGGTGCAGGTCCTGGCGAGCTTCCCCGCGAACCTGCTCTTCCCCGTGGCCGTCTGGTTCTTCCTCGAGACCGGGCTGAACATCAACATCGGCTGCATCCTGCTGATGGCCCTCGGCGCGCAGTGGTACATCCTCTTCAACGCCATCGCCGGGGCCATGGCCATCCCCTCCGACCTCAAGGAGGCCATGGACGACCTCGGCGTCCGCGGGCTCCAGCGCTGGAAGCGCCTGATCATCCCGGCCGTGTTCCCCTCGTACGTCACCGGAGGCATCACCGCCTCGGGCGGTGCCTGGAACGCCTCCATCGTCGGCGAGGTCGTCACCTTCGCCGGTACGACGCTGTCCGCGACCGGCCTGGGCGCGTACATCTTCCACGCCACCGAGGCCGGGGACTTCCCCCAGCTGATCGCCGGGATCGCCGTCATGAGCATGTACGTCGTCGGGCTCAACCGGCTCTTCTGGCGGCCCCTGTACCGCCTCGCGGAGCGCCGCTACTCCCTCTGA
- a CDS encoding ABC transporter ATP-binding protein has product MTTILQAAALTKSYAGADGELPVLGGIDLEIREGEIVALLGKSGSGKSTLLRCLAGLIPASSGSVTYRGEELRGANPGTAMVFQTFALLPWLTVQQNVELGLEAKGMDREARARQAVEAIDLIGLDGFESAYPKELSGGMRQRVGFARALVVEPDVLMMDEPFSALDVLTAENLRGELMELWASDRFPAKAVVLVTHNIEEAVLMADRVVVLGSRPYGTIKETFAVDLARPRDRAGADFERIVDAVYAVMTGRTAKTPAAAPPAKRTPANTPLPAASVDGMAGLAEIVLQRGTGDGSEDLADLADELGLEVDDVLPLVDGLELLGLAEVRDLHLVLTPRGTAFAGADVQESKKLFAQGAMEAPLVHLIHTTLQRSRGGTQRSGFFRDLLSHHYTSEQLEQQLETATDWGRYGELYGYHADTEQYRLDEDPSRG; this is encoded by the coding sequence ATGACCACGATCCTCCAGGCCGCCGCCCTCACCAAGTCCTACGCCGGCGCCGACGGGGAGCTGCCCGTGCTCGGCGGCATCGACCTGGAGATCCGCGAGGGCGAGATCGTCGCCCTCCTCGGGAAGTCCGGCAGCGGCAAGTCCACCCTGCTGCGCTGCCTCGCCGGGCTGATCCCCGCCAGCTCCGGCTCGGTCACCTACCGGGGCGAGGAGCTGCGCGGCGCGAACCCCGGCACGGCGATGGTGTTCCAGACCTTCGCGCTGCTGCCCTGGCTGACGGTGCAGCAGAACGTGGAACTGGGCCTGGAGGCCAAGGGCATGGACCGCGAGGCGCGGGCCCGCCAGGCGGTGGAGGCGATCGACCTGATCGGCCTCGACGGCTTCGAGTCGGCCTACCCCAAGGAGCTCAGCGGCGGCATGCGCCAGCGCGTCGGCTTCGCGAGGGCGCTGGTCGTGGAGCCGGACGTCCTCATGATGGACGAGCCGTTCTCCGCCCTGGACGTGCTCACCGCCGAGAACCTGCGCGGCGAGCTGATGGAGCTCTGGGCCTCCGACCGCTTCCCCGCCAAGGCGGTCGTGCTGGTCACCCACAACATCGAGGAGGCGGTGCTGATGGCCGACCGGGTGGTGGTGCTGGGTTCGCGGCCCTACGGAACCATCAAGGAGACCTTCGCGGTGGACCTGGCCCGCCCCCGCGACCGGGCCGGCGCCGACTTCGAGCGGATCGTGGACGCCGTGTACGCGGTGATGACCGGCCGCACCGCCAAGACGCCGGCCGCGGCCCCGCCGGCCAAGCGCACCCCGGCCAACACCCCGCTCCCGGCCGCCAGCGTCGACGGCATGGCGGGCCTCGCCGAGATCGTGCTCCAGCGGGGCACCGGCGACGGCAGCGAGGACCTCGCCGACCTCGCCGACGAACTGGGCCTGGAGGTGGACGACGTACTGCCCCTGGTGGACGGGCTGGAACTGCTGGGCCTGGCCGAGGTACGGGACCTGCACCTGGTACTGACCCCGCGCGGCACCGCCTTCGCGGGGGCCGACGTCCAGGAGTCGAAGAAACTGTTCGCCCAGGGGGCCATGGAAGCCCCGCTGGTCCACCTGATCCACACCACCCTGCAGCGCTCCCGGGGCGGCACCCAGCGGTCCGGCTTCTTCCGCGACCTCCTCTCGCACCACTACACGAGCGAGCAGCTGGAACAGCAACTGGAAACGGCGACGGACTGGGGCCGCTACGGAGAGCTGTACGGCTACCACGCGGACACCGAGCAATACCGCCTGGACGAGGACCCGTCCCGGGGGTAG
- a CDS encoding WD40 repeat domain-containing protein produces MRPHLLSLTAATAVAVVALLPSAAAASGSAASGFTITDPRIKESSGLAASRIHPGVYWTHNDSDDGPYVYAVDSATGKTVARITLTGIGKPRDIEGISLGPDGRLYVGDIGDNLGGSWNHVWIYRFAEPKTLRDATLKAEQFTVKYADGPRNAEALMVHPVTGRVYIASKDEKAGGLYEGPEALTASGTNTFRRIGDVPWVTDGAFSPDGGRLALRGYLWARTYPWKDGRPAGDGEAVAAPWQGQAESVTYAADGSALLFGAEGANSRVVAVPVASGAKPSPSASGSGAPAPSPGAPPAAPEGGSFTKGALVLVAAVTLTLAAKRLLRRRPKG; encoded by the coding sequence ATGCGCCCGCATCTGCTCAGCCTGACCGCCGCCACCGCTGTTGCCGTTGTCGCCCTGCTGCCCTCGGCCGCCGCCGCGTCCGGGTCCGCCGCGTCCGGGTTCACGATCACCGACCCGCGGATCAAGGAGTCGAGCGGGCTCGCGGCCAGCCGGATCCACCCCGGCGTCTACTGGACGCACAACGACAGCGACGACGGCCCCTACGTGTACGCCGTGGACTCGGCGACCGGCAAGACGGTCGCGCGGATCACCCTGACCGGCATCGGCAAGCCCCGGGACATCGAGGGGATCTCGCTGGGCCCGGACGGGCGGCTGTACGTCGGCGACATCGGGGACAACCTGGGCGGCTCCTGGAACCACGTGTGGATCTACCGGTTCGCCGAACCGAAGACGCTTCGGGACGCCACGCTCAAGGCCGAGCAGTTCACGGTGAAGTACGCCGACGGGCCCCGGAACGCGGAGGCGCTGATGGTGCACCCGGTGACGGGGCGGGTGTACATCGCGAGCAAGGACGAGAAGGCCGGCGGGCTGTACGAGGGCCCGGAGGCCCTGACCGCCTCCGGCACGAACACCTTCCGGCGGATCGGGGACGTCCCGTGGGTCACGGACGGGGCGTTCTCCCCGGACGGGGGGCGGCTCGCGCTGCGGGGGTACCTGTGGGCGCGGACGTACCCGTGGAAGGACGGGAGGCCGGCGGGGGACGGGGAGGCGGTGGCCGCGCCTTGGCAGGGGCAGGCGGAGTCCGTGACGTATGCGGCGGACGGGTCCGCGCTGTTGTTCGGGGCGGAGGGGGCGAACAGTCGGGTCGTTGCCGTGCCGGTCGCCTCCGGCGCGAAGCCGTCGCCTTCGGCCTCCGGATCCGGGGCTCCCGCTCCTTCTCCGGGTGCGCCGCCCGCCGCGCCCGAGGGGGGGAGCTTCACCAAGGGCGCGCTCGTTCTGGTGGCGGCCGTCACCCTGACGCTGGCCGCGAAGCGGCTCCTGCGGCGCCGGCCCAAGGGCTGA
- a CDS encoding GDSL-type esterase/lipase family protein yields MRFMFVGDSMTVGCAGDYTWRYRMWQHLDATFGGPYEIVGPRDGLYDARADAPASDAYADPGFPAEARRHLAGWGEGWQHMAPLIGPAVRSSGADVLLVSLGLIDLGFYTAAEGTAANARRFIAEARAARPGIRMVLLPVIPNVRARDDEPFAQQVELFNELLAKAVADLSTPASPILLAARPEAYELDRDTYDGTHPNASGEHRLAGEFAAVLHQAWGIGGPYRPRQDT; encoded by the coding sequence ATGCGTTTCATGTTCGTCGGGGACTCCATGACCGTCGGATGCGCCGGCGACTACACCTGGCGCTACCGGATGTGGCAGCACCTCGACGCCACCTTCGGCGGCCCGTACGAGATCGTCGGCCCCCGCGACGGGCTCTACGACGCCCGCGCGGACGCGCCGGCCAGTGACGCCTACGCCGACCCCGGCTTCCCCGCCGAAGCCCGCCGCCACCTGGCCGGCTGGGGCGAGGGCTGGCAGCACATGGCCCCGCTCATCGGGCCCGCCGTCCGCTCCTCGGGTGCCGACGTGCTGCTGGTCTCCCTCGGGCTGATCGACCTGGGCTTCTACACCGCCGCCGAGGGCACCGCCGCCAACGCCCGCCGGTTCATCGCGGAGGCCCGCGCCGCCCGGCCCGGGATACGGATGGTCCTGCTGCCCGTCATACCCAACGTCCGGGCCCGGGACGACGAGCCCTTCGCGCAGCAGGTCGAGCTCTTCAACGAACTGCTCGCCAAGGCGGTCGCCGACCTGTCGACCCCCGCCTCGCCGATCCTGCTGGCCGCGCGCCCGGAGGCGTACGAGCTCGACCGGGACACCTACGACGGCACGCACCCCAACGCCTCCGGCGAGCACCGCCTGGCGGGGGAGTTCGCGGCGGTCCTCCACCAGGCCTGGGGCATCGGCGGCCCGTACCGGCCGCGGCAGGACACGTAA
- a CDS encoding aldo/keto reductase yields the protein MEYTQLGRTGLKVSRLVLGTMNFGPQTGEPESHALMDTALDAGINYFDTANVYGWGENKGRTEEIIGTWFGQGGGRREKTVLATKVYGSMAAEGDPWPNYDRLSALNIRRAVDASLKRLNTDYIDIYQFHHVDRLTPFEEIWQAVEVLIQQGKVLYAGSSNFPGWKIAQANEAAARSGRLGLVSEQCLYNLAERRAELEIIPAAEAYGLGVIPWSPLHGGLLGGAIRKASESGRTATGRSADALANSSVRAQVQAYEDLLDKHGLEPGEVALAWLLTRPGVTGPIVGPRTPEQLASALRAVELELSPEVLAGLDEVFPGPGPAPEAFAW from the coding sequence ATGGAGTACACGCAGCTCGGACGCACCGGTCTCAAGGTCAGCCGACTTGTCCTCGGCACCATGAACTTCGGCCCCCAGACTGGAGAGCCGGAGAGCCACGCCCTCATGGACACGGCCCTCGACGCCGGCATCAACTATTTCGACACCGCCAACGTCTATGGCTGGGGCGAGAACAAGGGCCGTACCGAGGAGATCATCGGTACCTGGTTCGGCCAGGGCGGCGGCCGTCGCGAGAAGACGGTCCTCGCCACCAAGGTCTACGGGAGCATGGCCGCGGAGGGCGACCCGTGGCCCAACTACGACCGCCTGTCGGCGCTGAACATCCGGCGGGCCGTCGACGCCAGCCTCAAGCGCCTGAACACCGACTACATCGACATCTACCAGTTCCACCACGTGGACCGGCTGACGCCCTTCGAGGAGATCTGGCAGGCCGTCGAGGTCCTGATCCAGCAGGGCAAGGTCCTCTACGCCGGCTCCTCGAACTTCCCCGGCTGGAAGATCGCCCAGGCCAACGAGGCCGCGGCCCGTTCGGGGCGGCTCGGCCTGGTCAGCGAGCAGTGCCTCTACAACCTCGCCGAGCGGCGGGCGGAGCTGGAGATCATCCCGGCGGCCGAGGCGTACGGGCTCGGCGTCATCCCGTGGTCCCCGCTGCACGGCGGGCTGCTGGGCGGGGCCATCCGCAAGGCGTCGGAGTCCGGGCGGACCGCGACCGGCCGCTCGGCGGACGCGCTCGCGAACAGTTCCGTACGGGCGCAGGTGCAGGCGTACGAGGACCTGCTGGACAAGCACGGACTGGAGCCCGGCGAGGTCGCCCTGGCCTGGCTGCTGACGCGTCCCGGGGTCACCGGCCCGATCGTCGGGCCGCGTACGCCGGAGCAGCTCGCGTCCGCGCTGCGTGCGGTGGAGCTGGAGCTGTCGCCGGAGGTGCTGGCCGGGCTGGACGAGGTCTTCCCGGGGCCGGGCCCGGCTCCGGAGGCGTTCGCCTGGTAG
- the thpR gene encoding RNA 2',3'-cyclic phosphodiesterase yields the protein MRLFAAVIPPEAAISELAGAVRDLRDDHLRWTAEAGWHFTLAFMGEVREEVLPELHTRLARAAARTEPFPLRIHGSGHFGHRSLWAGAAGDLDSLRMLAERADAAARRSGVPMDQHHRYTPHLTLGRLRDERHDVRPYSTALASFEGTAWQVGELSLVRSNLPDSGVPGEQPRYEVVGSWELGEPAPPSEGRARSR from the coding sequence ATGAGACTGTTCGCAGCCGTCATCCCGCCCGAGGCGGCCATCTCGGAACTGGCCGGGGCCGTACGCGACCTGCGCGACGACCATCTGCGCTGGACCGCGGAAGCGGGCTGGCACTTCACGCTCGCCTTCATGGGCGAGGTGCGGGAGGAGGTCCTCCCCGAACTGCACACCCGGCTCGCCCGCGCCGCCGCCCGTACCGAGCCCTTCCCGCTCCGGATCCACGGCTCCGGCCACTTCGGCCACCGCTCCCTGTGGGCCGGCGCCGCCGGTGACCTCGACTCCCTGCGCATGCTCGCCGAGCGCGCCGACGCCGCCGCCCGGCGCTCCGGCGTGCCCATGGACCAGCACCACCGCTACACCCCCCACCTCACCCTCGGCCGGCTCCGCGACGAGCGGCACGACGTCCGCCCCTACAGCACGGCCCTGGCCTCCTTCGAGGGCACCGCCTGGCAGGTCGGCGAGCTCAGCCTGGTCCGCAGCAACCTGCCCGACTCCGGCGTCCCCGGCGAGCAGCCCCGCTACGAGGTCGTCGGCTCCTGGGAACTGGGAGAGCCCGCCCCTCCGTCCGAAGGGCGGGCCCGGTCGCGTTAG